In a genomic window of Penaeus vannamei isolate JL-2024 chromosome 10, ASM4276789v1, whole genome shotgun sequence:
- the LOC138862935 gene encoding uncharacterized protein: MWMNVNQGITYERSTITTFPVPPSQPSPFHHHNLPRSTITTFPVPPSQPSPVPPSQPSRSPITTFPVRSSQPSPFHHHNLPRSIITTFPVPPSQPSPFHHHNLPRSTITTFPVPPSQPSPFHHHNLPRSTITTFPVPPSQPSPFHHHNLPRSTITTFPVPSSQPSPFHHHNLPRSTITTFPVPPSQPSPFHHHNLPVPPLQPSPHRERSTITTFPVPPSQPSPFHHHNLPRSTITTFPVPPSQPSTITTLLHSTITSLSRTFLAIARACMATVHFPWLHRHPTALFQSTACHRHLLAKNRTKTTYTSASR; encoded by the exons ATGTGGATGAATGTCAATCAAGGAATCACTTA CGAACGTTCCACCATCACAACCTTCCCCGTTCCACCATCACAACCTTCCCCGTTCCACCATCACAACCTTCCCCGTTCCACCATCACAACCTTCCCCGTTCCACCATCACAACCTTCCCCTGTTCCACCATCACAACCTTCCCGTTCCCCCATCACAACCTTCCCCGTCCGATCATCACAACCTTCCCCGTTCCACCATCACAACCTTCCCCGTTCCATCATCACAACCTTCCCCGTTCCACCATCACAACCTTCCCCGTTCCACCATCACAACCTTCCCCGTTCCACCATCACAACCTTCCCCGTTCCACCATCACAACCTTCCCCGTTCCACCATCACAACCTTCCCCGTTCCACCATCACAACCTTCCCCGTTCCACCATCACAACCTTCCCCGTTCCACCATCACAACCTTCCCCGTTCCACCATCACAACCTTCCCCGTTCCATCATCACAACCTTCCCCGTTCCACCATCACAACCTTCCCCGTTCCACCATCACAACCTTCCCCGTTCCACCATCACAACCTTCCCCGTTCCACCATCACAACCTTCCCGTTCCACCATTACAACCTTCCCCGCACAGAGAACGTTCCACCATCACAACCTTCCCCGTTCCACCATCACAACCTTCCCCGTTCCACCATCACAACCTTCCCCGTTCCACCATCACAACCTTCCCCGTTCCACCATCACAACCTTCCACCATCACAACCCTATTACATTCCACCATTACTTCCCTGTCTCGCACCTTCCTCGCCATCGCCAGAGCGTGCATGGCGACTGTGCATTTCCC ATGGCTCCACCGACACCCGACAGCCTTATTCCAATCAACTGCTTGTCACCGCCATCTATTAGCCAAAAACAGAACTAAAACGACCTACACCTCTGCGTCGCGCTGA